In the Arachis ipaensis cultivar K30076 chromosome B10, Araip1.1, whole genome shotgun sequence genome, one interval contains:
- the LOC107620621 gene encoding probable serine/threonine-protein kinase cdc7: MEKEVQNHIGVDADHYIGQEMRVLGSYINPNPGNCDKAAKWLEAFSKESLTTWDEVVNKFLARFYPPQRVNRLRAKVQTFKQQDGETLYEAWERFKDLTRKCPPDIFNEWVQLHIFYEGLSYEAKKDVDHSSGERTQKRGVLELNSMDALLAQNKMIAAQLVVLTKRMETSQVSTVQAQAPPQEEDVPEVESEWEQANYVNNSSRPPYDPNTKTYNSGWKNHPNFGWENQQSHHQDHNKLYQSNQHNNHNPNHQSNNNRPYHNSQNASYHFTQQTHNNPHQETSTSTMKPCEIKSNFERVETAIAQMSSQLIGAISNVLERQIQTERKMDANQEECRSNIRNQGAAISKLEAQLASLSKQIPMPTHTFSSDTMANPRGKCKAITLRSRKVIEEAFPNQSN, encoded by the exons ATGGAAAAAGAAGTGCAAAACCACATTGGAGTAGATGCTGACCATTATATTGGGCAAGAGatgagagtcttaggctcctacatcaatccaaatccaggaaactgtg ataaggcagcaaagtggctAGAAGCATTTTCTAAGGAGAGCCTAACAACTTGGGATGAGGTTGTAAACAAATTTCTAGCTAGATTCTACCCTCCACAGAGAGTTAATAGATTGAGAGCTAAGGTGCAGACCTTTAAACAGCAAGATGGtgaaacactttatgaggcctgggagaggttcaaagattTGACAAGAAAGTGCCCTCCGGACATATTCAACGAATGGGTTCAActtcacattttctatgaagggttaTCATATGAAGCAAAGAAAGATGTGGACCATTCTTCAGGGG aaaggaccCAAAAGAGAGGAGTGCTGGAGCTAAATTCCATGGATGCCTTGTTAGCACAAAACAAGATGATTGCAGCACAGTTAGTAGTCTTAACAAAGAGGATGGAGACTAGCCAAGTCTCAACTGTCCAAGCTCAAGCACCACCACAGGAAGAAGATGTCCCAGAAGTTGAAAGTGAATGGGAGCAGGCGAATTATGTGAACAACTCttctagaccaccatatgacccaaaTACCAAGACATATAactcaggttggaagaaccatccaaactttgggtgggaaaaccaaCAAAGCCACCACCAAGACCATAACAAACTATACCAATCCAACCAACATAACAACCAtaaccccaaccatcaatcaaACAACAACAGACCCTACCACAATTCACAAAATGCATCATATCACTTCACCCAACAAACACACAACAACCCGCACCAAGAAACATCAACCTCAACCATgaaaccatgtgaaatcaagagcaatttTGAAAGAGTGGAGACTGCAATAGCGCAGATGTCATCACAACTGATAGGAGCTATTTCTAATGTTTTGGAAAGACAAATACAAACTGAAAGGAAGATGGATGCCAACCAAGAAGAGTGTAGATCAAACATAAGGAATCAAGGTGCAGCAATTTCAAAATTGGAGGCACAATTGGCAAGCTTATCTAAGCAAATTCCAATGCCCACACATACATTttccagtgataccatggctaacccaagaggaAAATGCAAAGCAATCACACTTAGAAGTAGAAAGGTTATAGAAGAAGCATTCCCAAATCAGAGCAATTAA